One genomic segment of Erythrolamprus reginae isolate rEryReg1 chromosome 2, rEryReg1.hap1, whole genome shotgun sequence includes these proteins:
- the LOC139160078 gene encoding zinc finger protein 180-like — protein MEKPYECRDCGKGFIKNSNLLRHKTTHTGNKSFECLDCGKHYSQNSHLVIHQRTHTGEKPFECPICGKSFSDNSNLLTHRRTHTGEKPFECPNCGKCYSQNSHLVIHQRTHTGERPFECPVCGKSFSDNSNLLTHQRTHTGEKPFECPDCGKCYSQNSHLMIHQWTHTGEKPFECPICGKSCSDNSNLLTHQRAHTGEKPFECPECGKRYSQNSHLVIHQRTHTGEKPFECPICGKSFNNNSSLVKHQSTHTGEKPFECADCGRCFSRNSHLVVHQRTHTGEKPFECPDCGKSFSHSSSLVTHQRTHTGEKPFECTICRRGFCDTSSLVRHQRTHTGKKL, from the coding sequence ATGGAGAAACCTTATGAGTGTcgagattgtgggaaaggtttcattaAAAATTCCAACCTACTGAGGCACAAGACAACTCACACAGGAAATAAAtcctttgaatgtcttgactgtgggaaacattacagtcagaattcccacctggtaatacaccagaggactcacacaggagagaaaccttttgaatgtcctatctgtgggaaaagctttagtgataattccaatcTGCTGACACATCgtaggactcacacaggagagaaaccctttgaatgtcctaactgtgggaaatgttacagtcagaattcccacctggtaatacaccagaggactcacacaggagagagaccctttgaatgtcctgtctgtgggaaaagctttagtgaTAACTCCAATCTcctgacacaccagaggactcacacaggagagaaaccctttgaatgtcctgactgtgggaaatgttacagtcagaattcccacctgatGATACACCagtggactcacacaggagagaaaccttttgaatgtcctatcTGTGGGAAAAGCTGTAGTGACAATTCCAATCTGCTGACACACCAGAgggctcacacaggagagaaaccctttgaatgtcctgaatgtGGGAAACGTTACAGTCAAAATTCTCATctagtgatacaccagaggactcacacaggagagaaaccctttgaatgccctatctgtgggaaaagttttaataataattctagcctggtgaaacaccagagcactcacacaggagagaaaccttttgaatgcgCTGACTGTGGGAGGTGTTTCAGTCGTAATTCCCACCTCgtggtacaccagaggactcacacaggagagaaaccatttgaatgtcctgattgtgggaaaagttttagtcacagttccagcctggtgacacaccagaggactcacacaggagagaaaccctttgaatgtactATCTGTAGGAGAGGTTTTTGTGATacttccagcctggtgagacaccagaggactcacacagggaaGAAACTCTGA